From Cellulomonas dongxiuzhuiae, the proteins below share one genomic window:
- a CDS encoding NADPH-dependent FMN reductase — MTVAIVVGNPKPASRTAGAAHALVRRLTGSPPDVVVDVVDLGPGVLGWGDAGVEAAVKAVAGADLVVVASPTYKASYTGLLKCFLDQFATGDGLRGVTAVPLMLGAGPAHAMAPDLLLKPVLVELGATCPAPGLYARDATAAELPEAEAWVQVWGHVLLTTAHLRKEPS, encoded by the coding sequence GTGACCGTCGCGATCGTCGTCGGCAACCCGAAGCCGGCCTCCCGGACCGCCGGCGCCGCGCACGCCCTCGTGCGGCGACTGACCGGCTCCCCGCCGGACGTCGTCGTCGACGTCGTCGACCTGGGTCCGGGGGTCCTGGGCTGGGGCGACGCGGGCGTCGAGGCCGCCGTCAAGGCGGTCGCCGGTGCCGACCTCGTGGTGGTCGCCAGCCCCACGTACAAGGCCAGCTACACCGGCCTGCTCAAGTGCTTCCTCGACCAGTTCGCCACGGGGGACGGCCTGCGGGGGGTCACCGCCGTGCCGCTCATGCTGGGCGCCGGCCCGGCGCACGCGATGGCCCCCGACCTCCTGCTCAAGCCGGTGCTCGTCGAGCTCGGCGCGACCTGCCCGGCGCCCGGTCTGTACGCCCGCGACGCGACCGCCGCCGAGCTGCCCGAGGCCGAGGCCTGGGTGCAGGTCTGGGGGCACGTCCTGCTCACCACCGCACACCTTCGCAAGGAGCCGTCATGA
- a CDS encoding flavin reductase family protein has product MTVPTTTADVSTPAPEQPGEPVDPALLRRTFGSFPSGVVAVCATIDGAPVGMAASSFVTVSLDPPLVAFCVQWTSTTWPRLQGAARLGISVLGAGHNVAARQLASRSRDRFAGLATTVTPDGALFVHDASAWFDCSLREVVPAGDHGIVLLDVRHSTVSPDVEPLVYHASTFRALQRHVA; this is encoded by the coding sequence ATGACCGTGCCCACGACCACAGCCGACGTCTCGACGCCCGCGCCGGAGCAGCCGGGCGAACCCGTCGACCCCGCACTGCTGCGCAGGACGTTCGGCAGCTTCCCCAGCGGCGTCGTGGCGGTGTGCGCCACGATCGACGGTGCACCCGTCGGGATGGCCGCGAGCAGCTTCGTCACCGTCTCGCTGGACCCGCCCCTCGTGGCGTTCTGCGTGCAGTGGACGTCCACCACGTGGCCCCGCCTCCAGGGGGCGGCCCGGCTGGGGATCTCCGTGCTGGGGGCCGGCCACAACGTCGCGGCCCGCCAGCTCGCGTCGAGGTCGCGCGATCGCTTCGCCGGGCTGGCCACCACCGTGACGCCGGACGGTGCCCTGTTCGTGCACGACGCCTCGGCCTGGTTCGACTGCTCGTTGCGCGAGGTGGTGCCGGCCGGTGACCACGGCATCGTCCTGCTCGACGTGCGGCACAGCACCGTCTCGCCCGACGTCGAGCCGCTGGTCTACCACGCGAGCACCTTCCGCGCGCTGCAGCGGCACGTCGCATGA
- a CDS encoding riboflavin kinase — translation MSATTVRVPRGAAPTARPSPPVVRGVVARGDQRGRLLGFPTANLAVPGLDVPDSVWSGTVRVVREGVSGRYVAAVSIGRRPTYYGRHGVRLLEAHLLDFSGDLYGEVIEVRLLHLLRLQRRFPTSEALQEQLHLDVRGVRAQAADLARQAG, via the coding sequence ATGAGCGCGACGACCGTGCGCGTGCCGCGCGGTGCCGCCCCGACGGCGCGGCCGTCCCCGCCGGTGGTGCGCGGCGTCGTCGCGCGGGGGGACCAGCGCGGCCGCCTGCTGGGCTTCCCCACGGCGAACCTTGCCGTCCCCGGCCTGGACGTCCCCGACAGCGTGTGGTCGGGGACGGTGCGGGTCGTCCGCGAGGGCGTGAGCGGCCGGTACGTGGCCGCCGTCTCGATCGGGCGCCGTCCGACGTACTACGGCCGGCACGGCGTGCGCCTCCTCGAGGCGCACCTGCTCGACTTCTCGGGTGACCTGTACGGGGAGGTGATCGAGGTGCGCCTGCTGCACCTGCTGCGGCTGCAGCGGCGGTTCCCCACGTCCGAGGCGCTGCAGGAACAGCTGCACCTCGACGTCCGAGGTGTCCGCGCGCAGGCCGCGGACCTCGCGCGGCAGGCGGGCTGA
- a CDS encoding DMT family transporter — protein sequence MAVVTASRPHAPVVPDVALPVPATGAAAVGTHRRLGLVAIVVSAAAMGTAGLFGRMAAPAGAVVGEALTLGRMLVGALGMLVVLAATRHLGRLRRTRITPSVVLGGVLLGLSLATYLSSTVLIDLTLAVVLHYLGPVVATVLAGTVLKERVGATDVVSLVAAFAGMLLAAGLVGGPSRPVPDGHALGVGLGIASGVLYGGALLCYRYRTDMPSDVRSFWNFVFGAVGTGAMVAVTRPDVSGMTATHWAWAAAFFVVCGVLALSLLVVAGKHLRAVELSSLSYLEVVVAVLLGAAVFGEAVSAPAAAGVLLVVAAAVLPLLPRPRAGRERRAARARAAATTSAATRVAVRQAVVNTSGS from the coding sequence GTGGCCGTCGTCACCGCCTCACGCCCGCACGCGCCCGTCGTCCCGGACGTCGCCCTGCCCGTCCCGGCGACCGGCGCCGCCGCGGTCGGGACGCACCGCCGCCTGGGCCTGGTCGCGATCGTCGTGTCCGCGGCCGCGATGGGCACCGCCGGGCTCTTCGGTCGCATGGCGGCACCCGCCGGCGCGGTCGTCGGGGAGGCGCTGACGCTGGGTCGCATGCTCGTCGGCGCGCTCGGGATGCTCGTCGTGCTGGCCGCGACCCGGCACCTCGGGCGGCTGCGCCGCACGCGCATCACCCCCTCCGTCGTGCTCGGCGGGGTGCTGCTGGGCCTGTCCCTGGCGACCTACCTGTCGTCGACCGTGCTCATCGACCTCACGCTCGCCGTCGTGCTGCACTACCTCGGCCCCGTGGTCGCGACGGTCCTCGCGGGGACCGTCCTCAAGGAGCGGGTCGGCGCCACCGACGTCGTGTCGCTCGTCGCGGCGTTCGCCGGCATGCTGCTCGCCGCGGGCCTGGTCGGCGGCCCGTCGCGGCCGGTGCCCGACGGGCACGCGCTGGGCGTCGGCCTGGGCATCGCGTCGGGCGTCCTCTACGGCGGCGCGCTGCTGTGCTACCGGTACCGCACGGACATGCCGTCGGACGTGCGCAGCTTCTGGAACTTCGTGTTCGGTGCCGTCGGCACCGGCGCCATGGTCGCCGTCACGCGCCCCGACGTGTCGGGCATGACCGCGACGCACTGGGCGTGGGCCGCGGCGTTCTTCGTCGTGTGCGGCGTGCTCGCGCTCAGCCTGCTGGTGGTCGCGGGCAAGCACCTGCGCGCCGTCGAGCTCTCGTCGCTGTCGTACCTCGAGGTCGTCGTCGCGGTGCTCCTGGGCGCCGCCGTCTTCGGCGAGGCGGTCTCCGCACCCGCCGCGGCCGGGGTCCTGCTCGTCGTCGCGGCCGCGGTGCTGCCCCTGCTGCCGCGTCCGCGAGCGGGGCGGGAGCGGCGGGCGGCGCGGGCGCGGGCGGCCGCGACGACGAGCGCGGCGACGCGCGTCGCGGTGCGTCAGGCGGTCGTGAACACCAGCGGGTCGTAG
- a CDS encoding fibronectin type III domain-containing protein, producing MLLAAVLLLVGLTPAHAAAGDGSSFDSPLAVPLTTLDGTFAATNEGRSTPGGNYPGRPIWANGTWYEFTAPADARISIALSSSFDNALELWTASGTLVDSNDDADGTLNARITVDVTAGTTYRFAFASNSFNPRTGPGTVTIRPVDAPAAPTGVTVTPGDRSVTVTWTPPASVVSSSTLVCSVDGGTATYCGTVSGAGTSATVDGLTNGVPVTVQVHNQSTAGVSLLSPGVVATPRAMTSLVVTTVPAVVVTGAPYAVVASVERSDSAPATGDVTFDIGGATSTVALVDGEATVTGLVSLAGTVPVTVTYAATPDQTGGSATTEVVVGRATQTVTLDAVGPLTYGDAPVTLTATATSGGPVTFGATGACTVVGATLQVDGAGDCAVTASQAGTTEHLPAEASTTVTVGQLVQTLTLAVPGLVHGQTADVVASSSAGLPVTLTATGACTVTDGRVTATDVGTCTVTATQDGDANVLPAPPVSVEVDVERRSQTVTIDPIGDLLFAVEPVRVVATSSLGLPVTLTATGACLVVGDELRTVASGDCTITATQAGDAHTLPADATTTIRVVGTGTSATVRLDAELGDLAAGAPFTVRASGVLPGSDVVVVTVHSTPRELARVTVGADGTAVVTGVLPADLAAGDHRLVMDAVGLDGVAVAAEVGFTVAADGVLGRIGDSVLTRVPAAAAAPAAAPAAAALAVTGPGDSVAVGALAGLWLLLGAALVAWRRRATV from the coding sequence GTGCTGCTCGCGGCAGTCCTGCTGCTCGTGGGGCTGACGCCCGCGCACGCGGCCGCCGGCGACGGCAGCTCGTTCGACAGTCCTCTCGCCGTCCCGCTGACCACGCTCGACGGCACCTTCGCGGCGACGAACGAGGGTCGCTCGACCCCGGGCGGCAACTACCCCGGCCGACCGATCTGGGCCAACGGCACCTGGTACGAGTTCACGGCACCCGCCGACGCGCGGATCTCGATCGCACTGAGCTCCTCGTTCGACAACGCGCTCGAGCTGTGGACGGCGTCCGGGACGCTGGTCGACTCCAACGACGACGCCGACGGGACCCTCAACGCCCGGATCACGGTGGATGTCACCGCGGGCACGACCTACCGGTTCGCCTTCGCGAGCAACTCCTTCAACCCCCGCACGGGCCCCGGGACGGTCACGATCCGCCCGGTCGACGCGCCGGCGGCACCGACGGGCGTCACGGTCACACCGGGTGACAGGTCCGTGACGGTGACCTGGACGCCCCCCGCATCGGTGGTGTCGTCCTCCACGCTCGTCTGCTCCGTCGACGGCGGCACGGCGACGTACTGCGGCACGGTCAGCGGTGCGGGGACCTCCGCGACCGTCGACGGGCTGACCAACGGCGTCCCGGTCACGGTCCAGGTGCACAACCAGAGCACGGCGGGCGTCAGCCTGCTCTCCCCGGGCGTCGTCGCGACCCCGCGCGCCATGACGTCGCTCGTGGTCACGACGGTCCCCGCCGTCGTCGTCACCGGCGCGCCGTACGCGGTCGTGGCGTCCGTGGAGCGGTCCGACAGCGCGCCCGCGACGGGCGACGTGACGTTCGACATCGGCGGCGCCACCTCGACGGTCGCGCTGGTGGACGGCGAGGCGACGGTGACGGGCCTCGTCTCGCTCGCCGGGACGGTCCCCGTCACGGTGACGTACGCGGCCACGCCCGACCAGACGGGCGGCTCGGCCACGACCGAGGTCGTCGTCGGCCGGGCCACGCAGACGGTCACGCTCGACGCCGTCGGCCCCCTGACCTACGGCGACGCACCCGTCACGCTCACGGCGACGGCCACCTCCGGCGGCCCGGTGACGTTCGGGGCGACCGGTGCGTGCACCGTGGTGGGCGCGACGCTGCAGGTCGACGGCGCGGGCGACTGCGCGGTCACGGCCTCGCAGGCCGGGACGACCGAGCACCTGCCGGCCGAGGCCTCGACCACCGTCACGGTGGGGCAGCTCGTCCAGACCCTGACGCTCGCCGTCCCCGGCCTGGTCCACGGCCAGACGGCGGACGTCGTCGCGTCGTCCTCCGCGGGCCTGCCCGTCACCCTCACGGCCACGGGCGCGTGCACCGTGACCGACGGCCGGGTCACCGCGACCGACGTCGGCACCTGCACCGTCACCGCCACGCAGGACGGGGACGCGAACGTCCTGCCCGCGCCGCCCGTGAGCGTCGAGGTCGACGTCGAGCGTCGCTCGCAGACCGTCACGATCGACCCGATCGGCGACCTGCTCTTCGCGGTCGAGCCGGTGCGGGTCGTCGCGACGTCGTCGCTCGGCCTGCCCGTGACGCTCACCGCCACGGGTGCGTGCCTCGTCGTCGGCGACGAGCTGCGCACGGTCGCGTCGGGCGACTGCACGATCACCGCCACGCAGGCGGGTGACGCGCACACGCTGCCCGCCGACGCCACCACCACGATCCGCGTGGTGGGCACCGGCACGTCCGCCACCGTGCGGCTCGACGCCGAGCTCGGTGATCTCGCGGCCGGTGCACCGTTCACGGTGCGCGCGTCGGGCGTGCTGCCCGGCTCCGACGTGGTGGTGGTGACGGTCCACTCCACGCCGCGCGAGCTCGCTCGCGTCACGGTCGGGGCCGACGGCACCGCCGTGGTCACCGGCGTCCTGCCGGCCGACCTGGCAGCCGGCGACCACCGCCTCGTGATGGACGCCGTCGGGCTCGACGGCGTCGCCGTCGCGGCCGAGGTCGGCTTCACGGTCGCCGCGGACGGCGTGCTCGGGCGGATCGGCGACAGCGTGCTCACGCGGGTGCCCGCCGCGGCCGCCGCTCCGGCCGCCGCTCCCGCCGCCGCCGCGCTCGCCGTGACGGGCCCGGGCGACTCCGTCGCCGTCGGCGCCCTGGCCGGGCTGTGGCTGCTGCTCGGTGCGGCACTGGTCGCGTGGCGTCGCCGCGCGACGGTCTGA